A region of bacterium DNA encodes the following proteins:
- a CDS encoding threonine synthase, whose protein sequence is MAKLQPKVSAAAELATLRCSRCGRTYGASRDVWRCGCGGPLDLAETRTVRPGAFGSRAPGVWRYRESLPAIPDDAVITLGEGGTPLIEARRGTGLKYKLEFLSPTGSFKDRGSTVLVSCLAALGVPRAVEDSSGNAGASMAAYFSAAGITCDLYIPANTSGAKTRQIRSHGARLVLIEGTRADVSRAAEAAVDGAYYASHLWSPYFLAGTQTFAFEIWEQLGARRPDNVVVPVGAGTLLLGAALGFRALRAAGLVDRLPRLFGVQGANCAPLHYAFRAGAESTEGVEFPLRDSMAEGIRIQHPPRDRQILAAVRESGGDIVTVSEAEIYAGWFGLAGRGLFVEPTAAVSAAAVERLLADGAIAAGESTVVALTGTGLKGVATPPGGSDGEDGGAAGAREGGDER, encoded by the coding sequence ATGGCCAAACTTCAGCCAAAAGTTTCCGCCGCCGCCGAACTCGCCACGCTTCGCTGCAGCCGCTGCGGACGGACGTACGGCGCGTCGCGGGACGTGTGGCGATGCGGGTGCGGCGGCCCGCTCGACCTCGCGGAGACGCGGACGGTGCGGCCCGGGGCGTTCGGTAGCCGCGCACCGGGCGTGTGGCGTTATCGCGAATCGCTCCCGGCCATCCCCGACGATGCCGTCATCACCCTCGGCGAGGGCGGCACGCCGCTCATCGAGGCCCGCCGCGGAACGGGGCTCAAGTACAAGCTCGAGTTCCTGTCTCCTACCGGATCTTTCAAAGACCGCGGGTCGACCGTGCTGGTCAGCTGCCTGGCGGCGCTCGGCGTGCCGCGCGCCGTGGAGGATTCGTCCGGCAACGCCGGCGCCTCGATGGCGGCCTACTTCTCCGCGGCGGGCATCACGTGCGATCTGTACATCCCGGCCAACACCTCGGGGGCGAAGACGCGCCAGATTCGCAGCCACGGGGCCCGGCTCGTCTTGATCGAAGGCACGCGCGCCGATGTGTCGCGCGCGGCCGAGGCGGCGGTCGACGGCGCGTACTATGCGAGCCATCTCTGGTCGCCGTATTTCCTCGCGGGCACGCAGACGTTCGCGTTTGAGATCTGGGAGCAACTCGGCGCCCGCCGTCCGGACAACGTCGTCGTGCCGGTCGGCGCGGGGACCCTGCTGCTCGGGGCGGCGCTCGGCTTTCGCGCGCTGCGCGCGGCCGGCCTCGTCGATCGTCTGCCGCGGCTTTTCGGCGTCCAGGGCGCCAACTGCGCCCCGCTCCATTACGCGTTCCGTGCCGGGGCGGAGAGCACCGAGGGTGTCGAGTTTCCGCTCCGCGACAGCATGGCCGAGGGGATTCGCATCCAGCATCCGCCCCGCGACCGCCAGATCCTCGCCGCCGTGCGGGAGAGCGGAGGCGACATCGTCACGGTGAGCGAGGCGGAGATCTACGCGGGCTGGTTCGGACTCGCGGGGCGGGGTCTGTTCGTGGAACCGACCGCGGCGGTGTCGGCCGCGGCGGTGGAGCGCCTGCTCGCGGACGGTGCGATCGCCGCCGGCGAGTCGACGGTGGTGGCGTTGACCGGCACGGGGCTCAAAGGCGTGGCCACGCCGCCCGGCGGAAGCGACGGAGAGGACGGCGGCGCCGCGGGGGCGCGCGAAGGCGGCGATGAGCGCTAA
- a CDS encoding Xaa-Pro peptidase family protein has protein sequence MSAKNRPAMPYGWGRVPYTAADRAPWMNLPFPVDEYRGRLGRLAERMVRQDLDCLVVLGNRADGTNVRYLTNFEDFYGGDSMLVVPRDGAPGFTTNAVMHGEPMHSGIQDCWIEDVRCAAAPRTVTGAASPATVFDHVEDFITERGCADGTIGVAGESAERLTRFLAETFPKARVVDAGPVLKEMRAIKSGPEIEVIRRACALADAALAAAMEAVRDGVREFELAGEANRAMFSGGAEHPAFAISVCAGARSGFKHMAPTGYRVREGDIVYIDVGARYMGYHSDASRQRVCGEPTAEQRRFMETQIAIVEEVMGAARPGAVIGDLAEIAVARADAAGYGDYLYFRGHGVGAAVQDLPAFAPGNPARLEQHMVFAFEPMLVRAGFGTACWEDVWTVTASGVERLNRCPIRWW, from the coding sequence ATGAGCGCTAAGAATCGCCCCGCGATGCCGTACGGATGGGGCCGCGTCCCCTACACGGCCGCGGACCGGGCGCCGTGGATGAATCTGCCGTTTCCGGTCGACGAGTACCGCGGGCGGCTCGGCCGGCTCGCCGAGCGCATGGTCCGGCAGGACCTCGACTGCCTCGTCGTGCTCGGCAACCGCGCCGACGGGACCAACGTCCGCTACCTCACGAACTTCGAGGATTTCTACGGCGGCGACAGCATGCTGGTCGTCCCGCGCGACGGCGCGCCGGGATTCACGACCAACGCCGTGATGCACGGCGAACCGATGCACTCCGGGATTCAGGACTGCTGGATCGAGGACGTGCGCTGCGCCGCGGCGCCGCGGACGGTGACCGGCGCGGCGAGCCCCGCGACGGTCTTCGATCACGTCGAGGACTTCATCACCGAACGCGGGTGCGCGGACGGCACGATCGGCGTCGCCGGCGAGTCCGCCGAGCGGCTGACGCGATTTCTCGCGGAGACGTTCCCGAAGGCGCGCGTCGTCGACGCGGGCCCCGTGCTGAAGGAGATGCGCGCCATCAAGAGCGGGCCGGAGATCGAAGTGATCCGCCGCGCCTGCGCGCTCGCCGACGCCGCGCTTGCCGCGGCGATGGAGGCCGTGCGGGACGGGGTGCGCGAGTTCGAACTGGCCGGCGAGGCGAACCGCGCGATGTTCAGCGGCGGGGCCGAGCACCCGGCGTTTGCGATCTCGGTCTGCGCGGGGGCGCGGTCGGGCTTCAAGCACATGGCGCCCACCGGCTACCGGGTGCGCGAGGGCGACATCGTCTACATCGACGTCGGTGCGCGCTACATGGGTTACCACAGCGACGCATCGCGCCAGCGCGTGTGCGGCGAACCCACGGCCGAGCAGCGCCGGTTCATGGAGACCCAGATCGCGATCGTCGAGGAGGTCATGGGCGCCGCGCGGCCCGGCGCGGTCATCGGCGATCTCGCCGAGATCGCCGTCGCCCGGGCGGACGCGGCGGGCTACGGCGACTACCTCTACTTCCGCGGCCACGGTGTCGGCGCCGCGGTTCAGGACCTGCCCGCGTTCGCGCCCGGCAATCCCGCGCGCCTCGAGCAGCACATGGTCTTCGCGTTCGAGCCGATGCTGGTGCGCGCGGGGTTCGGCACGGCGTGCTGGGAGGACGTCTGGACCGTCACGGCGTCCGGCGTCGAACGTCTGAACCGGTGTCCGATCCGGTGGTGGTAG